CCTGGCACGACGAGCTGCTCCATCTTGAGGCTGCGGCTCTGTGGCCCAACATGACGCTCCAGGTACTGCCGTTCTCGGCAGGAGCGCACCACCATATGGTCGGGTCGTTGACCCTGCTCTGGCAGAGGGACGGAAGTGCCGTTGCCTACAAGGAGGGCAACGGGTGCAGCCGCTTGATCGAGGATCAGGACGAGGTTCTGCGGCAGCGATTGTCCTACGATCGGCTGCGCGACCTGGCGCTGTCCCCGTCGGATTCGTCGGCGTTCATCAGGGACGTACTGGAGGAGCACAGATCATGACGCGCACCCCCGATCTCAGCACGGCCGCGTGGCGCAAGTCGAGCTACAGCGAGGGGGGCGCCAATGACTGCCTCGAGGTCTCCGACGACCACCCCGGCATAGTCCCTGTCCGGGACAGCAAGCGCCCGGACGGCGGCAGTCTGATCTTCTCGGCATCGTCCTGGTCCGCGTTCACGGCGGGCGTCAAGCGTGGGGCGGATCTGCACGCCGTCGGGTGATGGGGCGTGAAACCGGGACGCACGTGGGTTCGGGCGGTCACGGTGATCCCATGGCAGAGATCACGACCACCAACGCTTCGGCGGATACACCCCGGCATCTGAGAGGTACCGCTCCGGGCCGGCTGTCTCCGGCGGAGCCGCTTCGCGGACGATCCGCGCCGGGATGGTGAGCGCGACTATGGTCGTAGACACGGCGCGTCGAAGGAGGGCATCGATCATGACTGCTCACGCTGCGGAAACCGATCCGGTCATCCCCCCCATGCCCGAGCGGACCCCGAGGGCGCTGCGCAGGGCCATCGCCCAGCACACTCCCGAGCTTCTGCCGGATTTCGACGCGCACTGGAAGAGGGCGATCGCCGACGCCTACAACCTGGGGCCGGTGCCTGCGTTCCTGGCCTTCTGGTGGGGTGAGTACGCCCTCGCCCGTGACCCCGAGCTGGACAAGCACGTTCGGGATCTTGAACACCGAGCCGCGTACGAGTGCACGGACACCGCCGAGGCAAAAGCTCTCCTTGAGGAGGCGGCGAAGATTCACCACCGGGTCCGAGAACTGGAGCCCGGCGAGTGACCGATGGGTTCATGGGGCCGCCATGGCAAGCGGACTGGCGGATCGATGCTCTCGCCAACTTCGAGGCACTGCCCGATCACGTTCGTGAGATCGCCCTCGCAGCGCGCGCTGAACTGGTCACGGCGAAGGACCCGTATTTCCGAGGCATCGATGCTGATGCCGGACTTCCCGAGGGCATGTGGGTCGTGCCGGTCCGGTCCAGTGATCCCACGGGCCGCCACGCCTGCTTCTTCGACGACGGAAACGGATGGCTGAAGTATGGCTTCGTCCGCCGAACCGAAGATCCGCAGATCGTGGTCGAAGAGGTCTTCTGGCAAGAAGGAGACCCGCTTACAGGGACGCCGGTGGAGCCGTAGGTGCCCCCGGCAGTCGTACCGTCGCCACCGTGCCGCCGCCGTCCGCGTGGGAGAGGGTGACCTGGCCGCCGGCCTGCTCGATCGTGCGGGCCACGATGGACAGGCCCAGGCCGGAGCCGGGCAGCGCTCGGGCTGATGGCGAGCGCCAGAAGCGGTCGAAGACGTAGGGGAGTTCCTCGGCGGGGATGCCGGGGCCGTGGTCGCGGACGGTCAGGACGCCGTCGTGCAGGGCGACCTCGATCGTGCCGGCCTCGGGGCTGAACTTCACCGCGTTGTCGAGGATGTTGACCACCGCGCGTTCCAGGGCCGCCGGTTCCGCCCGGACGTACCAGGGCTGGATGTCGGCGGTGATCGTCAGCTCGGGCCCGCGGAGCCGGGCCCGGCGCAGGGCCGCCTCGACCGTGTCCTCCAGCGAGATCACCTGGACCCGCTCACCGCGCTGCCCCTCCGAGCGGGACAGCTCCTGCAGATCGCCGATGAGCGCCGCGAGTTCGGTCATCTGCGCCTTCACCGACGCCAGCAGGGCCTTGCGGTCCGCCTCTGGGATGGGCCGGCCCGTCTCCTCGCTGCGGGTGAGGAGCTCGATGTTCGTGCGCAACGACGTCAGCGGCGTACGGAGCTCGTGGCCCGCGTCCGCGATGAGTTGCTGCTGCAGCTCGCGGGAGCTCGCCAACGCCGAGGTCATGGAGTTGAAGGAACGGGAGAGCCGGGCCACCTCGTCCTCGGCCTCGTCCTCCACCGGGATACGGATGTTCAGGTCCTCGGTACGGGCGACGTGCTCCACGGCCTCGGTGAGCTTGTCGACGGGGCGCAGCCCTGCGCGTGCCACGGCGAGCCCGGCGGCCCCTGCCCCCAGGACTCCTACGCCGGAGACGAGGAGGAGGATGAGGGCCAGCTCGTTGAGGGTCTTCTGCGTGCTCTTCAGGGACACGGCCACGACGAGCCCGACGTTCGGACCGTCCTCCCCGGAAGGGGTGGCGGTGCCGCCGAGCGGTCGGGTGAGGACGCGGACGTCGGTGCCGTCCCCGGCTGTGCCGTTGCGGAAGTAGACCTTGTCCGTGTGGCCGTCCTTGATGGCGGTCTTGTCCCCCGAGGTGACTTGTACCGTTGCGGCGGAGTCCTGAAGGATGCAGACGGTGCCGTCCTCCTGGACCAGCTGGGAGTAGGTGTTCCGGAAGACGCCGGTGCCGTACGGGGTCTCGGTGCAGTTGGTGAGCGCGTCCTGCAGCTGGCCGGGCATCCTCATCGACGCCTTCTTGAGATCGTCGTCGACCTGGTCGTACAACTTCCCCTGCACAATGAACCAACAGGTAACCGAAACCGCCGCCACCGCGAACGCCACCGCCGCTGCCACCAGCAGCGCCAGTCGGGACCGGATCGGCAGGGAGCGGAAGCGGCGTAGCACCTTGCTCACTCGGCGCCGCCCTGGCGCAGCACATACCCCACGCCCCGCACTGTGTGCACGAGCCGCGGCTCGCCGCCCGCCTCGGTCTTGCGGCGCAGATACATGACGTACACGTCCAGCGAGTTCGACGAGGGCTCGAAGTCGAAGCCCCACACGGCCTTCAGGATCTGCTCGCGCGTCAGCACCTGGCGCGGATGCGCCATGAACATCTCCAGCAGCGTGAACTCGGTACGGGTCAGCTCCACCGGCCGCCCGCTGCGCGTGACCTCCCGCGTCGCGAGGTCCATGCGCAGGTCGGCGAAGCTCAGCGCCTCGTCCTCGTCGACCGCCCCCGCCCCGGCCGCCGCCGCGTACGAACTGCGTCGCAGCAGCGCGCGGACCCGGGCGAACAGCTCGTCCAGTTCGAACGGCTTGACGAGGTAGTCGTCGGCGCCGGCGTCGAGCCCGGTGACGCGGTCGCCGACCGTGTCGCGGGCCGTCAGCATCAGGATCGGCGTGGTGTCGCCCGCGCCGCGGATGCGGCGGGCAGCCGTCAGGCCGTCCATGCGGGGCATCTGGATGTCGAGGACGACGAGGTCGGGCCGGTAGGCGGCCGCCTTCTCCAACGCGTCCGCGCCGTCGACCGCGACCTCCGTGCCGTACCCCTCGAAGGCGAGGCTGCGCTGAAGTGCTTCGCGTACCGCCGGCTCGTCGTCGACGATCAGGATGCGCTGGGGGTCACGGTCGCCATCGGCGGGACTCATGGGCTCGGATCCTTGAGGAGAGAGGGGAGAAGAGGGCTGGACTGCGCTTTCAGCGTCGCACGTCCTCAGCCTCGTACGGTACGGCGGCGGCTGCGGCCCGCGGAGGTACGGCGGCCCGCGCTCGGAGGGGCGGTCGCCAGCTCCGGCGCCCGGGAAGGAGCCGTCGGCGGGTTCAGGGCGCCGGCGATGGCGAGGGCCAGGGCGAACTCGGTGGCCCCGGCGCCCGCCGAGGAATGCTCCACCTGCGTGATCATGACGTACTCCTTCAGCTCTGCGAGCCGTCCCGCAGCTTCGCCAGGTCGGCCTTGACGGTGTTGATCGGGATGGCGAAGCCGAGGCCCACGCTGCCCGCGTCGGAGGAGCCCGAGCCGGCCGCCGAGTACATCGCCGAGTTGATGCCGATGATGTTGCCGTTCATGTCGATCAGCGCGCCGCCGGAGTTGCCGGGGTTCAGGGACGCGTCGGTCTGGAGCGCCTTGTACGTCGTCGTGGACGAGCCGGTGTCGCCGTTGAACTGCTGGCCGCCGAACTCGAACGGCCACTGCCCGTTGCCGCCGCCGCCCTGCTGCTGGCCCTCGTCCGTGGAGACCGTGACGTCACGGTTGAGCGCGGAGACGATGCCGCTGGTGACGGTGCCGGTCAGGCCCTCGGGGGAGCCGATCGCCACGACCTCGTCGCCGACCTGGACCCCGTCGGAGTTGCCGAGGGTGGCCGCCGTCAGCCCGGAGGCGTTCTGGAGCTTGATCAGCGCCAGGTCCTTGCTGCTGTCGGTGCCGACGACGTCGGCGGTGTACGTCTTGCCGTCGCTGGTCGTCACCTTGACCTGCGTGGCGCCGGAGACGACGTGGTTGTTGGTGATGATCTCGCCGTCGCCGCTGATGATCACGCCGGAGCCGGTGGAGGAACCGGCGTTGGACTGGGCGTTGATCTCGACGATGCTCGGACTGACCGCCTTGGCGACCCCGGAGACCGTGCCCTTCTGGCTGGAGGGGACGACGTTGGCGCTGGTGGAGCTGGAGGTGGCGGCGGTGTCGTTGCCGGTGAGCTCCTGGATGC
The DNA window shown above is from Streptomyces chartreusis and carries:
- a CDS encoding DUF397 domain-containing protein, which translates into the protein MTRTPDLSTAAWRKSSYSEGGANDCLEVSDDHPGIVPVRDSKRPDGGSLIFSASSWSAFTAGVKRGADLHAVG
- a CDS encoding DUF6247 family protein, whose translation is MTAHAAETDPVIPPMPERTPRALRRAIAQHTPELLPDFDAHWKRAIADAYNLGPVPAFLAFWWGEYALARDPELDKHVRDLEHRAAYECTDTAEAKALLEEAAKIHHRVRELEPGE
- a CDS encoding HAMP domain-containing sensor histidine kinase; the encoded protein is MSKVLRRFRSLPIRSRLALLVAAAVAFAVAAVSVTCWFIVQGKLYDQVDDDLKKASMRMPGQLQDALTNCTETPYGTGVFRNTYSQLVQEDGTVCILQDSAATVQVTSGDKTAIKDGHTDKVYFRNGTAGDGTDVRVLTRPLGGTATPSGEDGPNVGLVVAVSLKSTQKTLNELALILLLVSGVGVLGAGAAGLAVARAGLRPVDKLTEAVEHVARTEDLNIRIPVEDEAEDEVARLSRSFNSMTSALASSRELQQQLIADAGHELRTPLTSLRTNIELLTRSEETGRPIPEADRKALLASVKAQMTELAALIGDLQELSRSEGQRGERVQVISLEDTVEAALRRARLRGPELTITADIQPWYVRAEPAALERAVVNILDNAVKFSPEAGTIEVALHDGVLTVRDHGPGIPAEELPYVFDRFWRSPSARALPGSGLGLSIVARTIEQAGGQVTLSHADGGGTVATVRLPGAPTAPPASL
- a CDS encoding response regulator transcription factor → MSPADGDRDPQRILIVDDEPAVREALQRSLAFEGYGTEVAVDGADALEKAAAYRPDLVVLDIQMPRMDGLTAARRIRGAGDTTPILMLTARDTVGDRVTGLDAGADDYLVKPFELDELFARVRALLRRSSYAAAAGAGAVDEDEALSFADLRMDLATREVTRSGRPVELTRTEFTLLEMFMAHPRQVLTREQILKAVWGFDFEPSSNSLDVYVMYLRRKTEAGGEPRLVHTVRGVGYVLRQGGAE
- a CDS encoding S1C family serine protease is translated as MTESFRRSGDHQNPYQGAQQHASSPVNPEWPPPPAFQPMPGAAAGEAPTTLLAEPVAQPPRSRRRPRGPVALLAAVAIVAAAIGGGTAYGIQELTGNDTAATSSSTSANVVPSSQKGTVSGVAKAVSPSIVEINAQSNAGSSTGSGVIISGDGEIITNNHVVSGATQVKVTTSDGKTYTADVVGTDSSKDLALIKLQNASGLTAATLGNSDGVQVGDEVVAIGSPEGLTGTVTSGIVSALNRDVTVSTDEGQQQGGGGNGQWPFEFGGQQFNGDTGSSTTTYKALQTDASLNPGNSGGALIDMNGNIIGINSAMYSAAGSGSSDAGSVGLGFAIPINTVKADLAKLRDGSQS